The region cggctaatgaaaatttcaaaagtgGTCGATGGAATATTGCTATTCATTATTGTATATGCCAGATGAGTGCCCGCACATGCCCAGTCGAGGAAATTTGAGTCATATttcaggacatattgcataGTTTATTTTCGCATGCCTCCGGATTATGTACTACACGTATAACCAGACCAGATGCGGCGAAAAagtaattatcatcacaatAGCATATTTCCCTTTATATATAACCAATAGCTGCGGAGTCACGCGGAATTATTTGTCTACACAATTGCAAGAGATGTTGAGCAaagtgcatgcctgacatacttTCTGCTGGCGGCTTCGAAGCTTGTTCAAAGGGATTTTGTTTGCTGTTACTCCATCTCATTTAAACCTCCTTGGTTATGCTTTTTATTTCTCCATGTACAGGATGGCGAATATTCAGCAGTTGGCAGGTGGTGTTTATGATACTACCAGGGGGAGGCCAGGGTCAAGGGGGCATGCCTGGTGGTATGCAAAATGTACCCCCCAACATGCAGCACAACATGGGACCAGACATGGGAGGCAACATGGGTGGAACTGGCTCTATGATGCATCCTCCTGTCCCTTTTGATTGTTCAGATATAGACTCCGATGACATCAGTGTTGATGAACAATCTGAAGGTGGTGGATCAGACATTGAGAAGACATACACAAACTTAGATGGTAGCAGGAGGGAGATGTTTAATTCTACTATGATCCAGCAAGCGTTTGCCCAGAGCATAGGACTGGGATTGGTGCAGCAGGCTGCCCAACAAGCAGCAAGGCAGGCTGCTGACATGGGTTCCCAAGGTGCTTCCCACATGCCATTTCATGGTCTCCAGATGCCTCCTCGTGGCCAACCTCCGCCGCCTGCTTCCACAGCTGGAGCACCAACTTCTACAGCTTCCTCTGCACACAAGGGAAGGAATGAGCAAGCCAATCAGCCATCTGGTTGGACTCATCAAGTCAGAGCTACTCCACCCCCACCATTCAATGCTGTCCAGCCAGGACCAGGGATGTTGTTTCCACCTGGTACACCAGAGCTGGACTACTTTAACTTGCTATTCCCTGAGTCACTCATTGAGCAATTAATGATAGAGACAAATCGCTTTGCAGAACAAAGTCAAGGTGATAAAGCTAATGCGCATTGGCAACCACTGACTCTGACAGAAATGAAAGCTTATCTTGGTATTCGCATCTATATGAGCATTCTTAGCCTCCCTCATCAAGATATGTACTGGTCCACTGATTGGCTCTTTGGTAACCTAGCTTGTTCGCAGATCATGCCTAAGAATCGCTTTCAGAACATCGCAAGGAATTTTAGTGCTAATGACATGACCACAAACCCGCCTGTGACTGCCCCAGATCATGATAAACTTCATGCTATTCGCCCTGTTCTGAACACAGTTCTACAATCTATCAAAGAATCGTACAATCCACACCAGAACATGTGTATTGATGAAACTATAATTACTTACAAAGGCAAATTAGGTTGGCGGCAGAGATCAGCTGATGGTTCAACAGTAGGGATCAAAGTGTGGATGAGAGCCGATTCCACTAATGGCTATGTGAATGACTTTCAATTCTATACTGGCAAGTCACAGACAGGAAAAATGGAAGGTGGGTTAGCAGCAAGAGTGGTGCTAGATCTCACCAAGGATCTCCATAATTCTAATGCCATAATTAACATGAAAGGATTCTTCTGTAGTCCTTATCTCCTGGAGAGACTATTTGACCTGGGAATCAGGGGACGGGGAACTGTCAAAGCTGACCGCAAGGATTTTCCAGAGGCTCAGCTTGGGTCCAAGTCTTTTACACAACATGGCCAATCCGCAGTTGTTCAGAAGGGCAATACCTGCGCATATGCTTGGAAAGACAAGCGAGTTGTTCATGTGCTGTCAACAGCAGATGATGCTACAGTAACTGACAATGTGACAAGGAAACAGCGAGATGGTTGGGTAAAGCCAGTCCCTTGTCCCCAAGCAATGTCTAACTGTAACAAATATCTTCATGGTGTATCACACGCCAACCAGCTTCGTCTTGAGTATCCTTCCTCTCGCACCTCCAACAAATGGTGGCACTATCTATTCTGGTTCATCTTTGACACATGTATGGCCAACGCATATATCATCATGAAGGAGACCTACATGAATGCAAACCATGGCTCCCTGTCTGGTACACGCAAGATGTGCACCTTGGAGTTCAAGAAGAATCTTGCCAAGCAGCTGGTATCAACGCAGATGATGacgggaaagaagagaaagagtcCCGATCGCAACAGCAACTCCCCTCTAAAGGTCAAATTTAAGAAGGTAAAATCAAAGTCGCCAAAGAGTGAAAAGAAAGGTGATAAGAGTGATAAGAAGGACTCAAAGTCCAAGCAGTCGAGGCGCAAGCGTACGCCAAAGAAAGCCACACTTGCTGATACATCTGCAGCTTTGTTCTATCCCATGCAAGATGATAGTACAGGGGTGCCTGCTCATGAACTCGGGACATCTAATTTAGATGGAGCTCAAGGAGGACTGTCTAGTACATCCCAAGAATGAAAAGCATCCTGGATTTTTTGTGGACTCTATATTTAAGTGAGCATGTGTACCTTATAATTGAACATCAGGAAATTTCAAATTCagctggtgttttttttttcaatacttcaTTGTAGACATGCATAATATGAAATCTCTGATTTATAATCATGGCATAGTACtgtgatttctttaaaaaaacctgTTCAAGATTTATAATCAGTAAATATTTTCCTAACCTAATTTTTCCCTGACAGACATGTAGGGCCTCAAACAAATCGTATGTTTGCATGTGCTTTGAACTTGTGTTATGTCaagggctgtttcataaagctgttcttaaagtATCTCATGACAtacatacagttgaggccaaaaaatgacatacagccgtggaattcagtgaaatttgtttgcttgccaaacatcataaaatttactttatcttcagaaatataaatactagcATGACAAATTTGGTGTCAAATGAAAGAGTGTATTAAGCTCTTTCACATGATTAGGATGCTGTTGGGATTAAAGtaatttcaggtggaattttcttttttcaaaaaagtaatatttgtgccaaatgtattctattgcttgttatattttcaaacttttttttcatagaaatatatgaatatcaaatctataatcaaatttatattacattttctatcatgatatgtcatcactgaacaaaaaagtgtaatctgaaatgtttgtgttgagaagtaactagcacaaatatgaaatgtttttgtcaagttttttttttttttgtctaaaatacaaagattttttggaaaaaaatgacacctaaTTTGTTTTGCAGCTCCTGATGGcgaagcaatgtgatgaaggggcatgacatacttgttttgtcatgatagcacaaatattttataagatacagtaaatttcatgatgtttggcaagtgtcaacttttctgAATTTCcagggtgtatgtaaacttctgacCTCTACTGTATATGACAGACAGGAACATGAAAAGTCAAAATATAAATCTAAGGTTAATGATTCATGACAtaagaaaagattttttttctttataactttaaataatttcaattcaCTGGCAGAtgcatatggggggggggggtggcaaagcctcctttttttgcttgtcaattttttcctctggaaaatttgcccccccccccttgcaaaATCCTGTTTTAATTGTATTTCAGAAAAAATGTACTTGCCATGAAAATGTGTTAAAAAGTAAAATCTTATTCAACATCTGCATGTTGAGGCCCACATTTGGCTTGCCATATTTCAGACACTCATACAGGTTGTAAGTTATAGTTTACCAACAGCCTCATGAAACAGCTCCAGAGGACTATTTAAAATAtacttcaatatttttctttgtcactgactttgacttttaaaaaatatttcatagtaaTCTGCATTAATTTGATTTCCAAGCACTAATTTTGTACCATGGTTTCTGAACACCTTGACCTGCATTCTGAAAGTTTAATTCACACTCTTGTCTAAGATATGGCTATGGATAGCCAGTTGTGAGAGGTATATCGGACAGTACAATTTGTCAGCTCATTTGACACAAGTTATTCACACATTTAACTGAATAATTACTGAAATAGTTCTCTTAACTAAAACATGAGAAAAGAGCCTAGTAAAGATATGAAACGTAATATAAAtgcaattttgatattgtgggcttcccataattttagcacaacGTTAGACCATGGCCTAATTGACATTGGATTTTATTATATGGGCCGTAGAATTTTGATTTAACCTGGATTATTGATTATGCAAGGAGACAAAGAATGTTACATAGAAAATTTGAGCAAAATTTAACACTGTCACATTTTAgatttttgcaaatttttacaaaacagttacatataAAATTGACATCCAAGCTGTCAAGCAAATGAGGGAGCTGATGAAgacatttgtttgtttggttttattttataaaatatatttttaaaaattatgatttgaaagGAATTTCACATGAAATGATTATATACATGTTGAATGAGATTTCAAGATAAAGTTTTTTGTCTTTGGAGagaaaaaattcatatatatataaaaatttatgaaattaaatacaaatgataCAATGATGTTCATATCACTGTTTGTGCAAAGAAGCAGAACTCTAAAATGTTATGACTTTATATATATGTTACAtgcaattttaatgaaattgtctattttcctttattcaatcaaatattAAGTATGAGGGAAAGGGGGTGTACTTTTAAACAGCACATATTCATCTCAAAAGGCATGACCTCTGACCTATTTGTCTCGAGCCTTCCATTTTTCAGTTTTGAGTAcagctcgggggggggggttaaaggaAAGTTGTCCACCCATGACTAGGGATAGGTTGTGTAAGCAACACTTTGTGCAAAAAGAATCTACTATACAAAGGCCACATGCCTGTGAACGTTACGTTTTTTCTGCAGATCGAATGATTTTGGGCCCAGATCTTAAACTGAAAGGTACATCTTTGAACCTCCACTTTTTGtgcaattctttatttttttactaaacATTTTCTACAAGGCTCAATTTAATGTGACTTATAAACTCAATTTTTGGGTGATATACAGTACAGTGTATGTGACATCGACCTCTGATTGTTCTCCTGCATATATTCCTCAAATATCCAATCATGTGATTTGATTCATATGTAGACAAGCATGCACTTTGTATTCATTTTAAGAAAGTTCTCTTTCCCTGTAGCATTCATACAGAAGGATATTGAATTCAGTAATGAAGATTTAAAACGTATGCTTTCATATGGAAATGATTATGTTATAACTTATATAAACTCTAGTTCTGTGCTATTACTGAAATAGATATTCAAAAGGCAGTATTGTTGATGAAAAATGCTTCTAGGACATGTAAGATTTACTTAACAGCTTAAATATTCAATAAGTAAATCTAAAGGTAGAGGCAAAATTATTAGAGCGAGAGACAGACAAAGAGAGGTGAGGTCAAAACCATTAGTCAATCAAACTCAACATCTACTACTAATGAATTCgtgtcaaatgaaataacaacggaaaatatgaaatgtacatAAGCATGCACATGTACAGAATTATTCCAGTTGAAGTTTGTCGCTAGAGTACATTGCTCATgtacaaatatgaaaatataaaaacatgttcATTTTTACGCATATCCTTTGTACCATGCTTTTTACATAATACTTTTGCTATGGAAagttaaaaatgttaaattcaTATGCATCAGTAACtgtattttaatcatgttttggaTTCTCTAAATTAATACTCTGTTATGCATCTCCAATAAAAAGCCATTACAGTAGGTAATCCCATGTACTTGCAATgagttttttgttgttgtgaaCTTGCTGGATTTCATTGATCTGTCTACAGTCTCAAGAACATTGGATCCAGCAACAATCAGAATATGGTTGAAGAGAAACAGAACTAAACAAATCAACTAAAATCC is a window of Lytechinus variegatus isolate NC3 chromosome 2, Lvar_3.0, whole genome shotgun sequence DNA encoding:
- the LOC121408866 gene encoding piggyBac transposable element-derived protein 5-like encodes the protein MILPGGGQGQGGMPGGMQNVPPNMQHNMGPDMGGNMGGTGSMMHPPVPFDCSDIDSDDISVDEQSEGGGSDIEKTYTNLDGSRREMFNSTMIQQAFAQSIGLGLVQQAAQQAARQAADMGSQGASHMPFHGLQMPPRGQPPPPASTAGAPTSTASSAHKGRNEQANQPSGWTHQVRATPPPPFNAVQPGPGMLFPPGTPELDYFNLLFPESLIEQLMIETNRFAEQSQGDKANAHWQPLTLTEMKAYLGIRIYMSILSLPHQDMYWSTDWLFGNLACSQIMPKNRFQNIARNFSANDMTTNPPVTAPDHDKLHAIRPVLNTVLQSIKESYNPHQNMCIDETIITYKGKLGWRQRSADGSTVGIKVWMRADSTNGYVNDFQFYTGKSQTGKMEGGLAARVVLDLTKDLHNSNAIINMKGFFCSPYLLERLFDLGIRGRGTVKADRKDFPEAQLGSKSFTQHGQSAVVQKGNTCAYAWKDKRVVHVLSTADDATVTDNVTRKQRDGWVKPVPCPQAMSNCNKYLHGVSHANQLRLEYPSSRTSNKWWHYLFWFIFDTCMANAYIIMKETYMNANHGSLSGTRKMCTLEFKKNLAKQLVSTQMMTGKKRKSPDRNSNSPLKVKFKKVKSKSPKSEKKGDKSDKKDSKSKQSRRKRTPKKATLADTSAALFYPMQDDSTGVPAHELGTSNLDGAQGGLSSTSQE